A stretch of Microbacterium caowuchunii DNA encodes these proteins:
- a CDS encoding alpha/beta fold hydrolase, which translates to MPTVTTADGVEIFYKDWGSGRPIMFHHGWPLSSDDWDAQLMFFLREGYRVVAHDRRGHGRSTQTSDGHDMDHYAADAAAVVEHLDLRDVIHVGHSTGGGEVARYVARYGGDRVAMAVLIGAVPPLMLKTDANPAGTPMEVFDGFRDGTANRRSPFFLEVASGPFYGYNRPGAEPSQAVILNWWRQGMMGGAAAHYDGIAAFSETDFTEDLRAITVPTLVMHGDDDQVVPIADSAEITITLLPHGTLKIYPGYPHGMATTHSDVINADLLEFIRATG; encoded by the coding sequence ATGCCCACTGTAACCACCGCCGACGGCGTCGAGATCTTCTACAAGGACTGGGGCTCTGGCCGGCCCATCATGTTCCACCACGGCTGGCCACTGAGCTCGGACGACTGGGACGCGCAGTTGATGTTCTTCCTGCGGGAGGGATATCGGGTGGTCGCGCATGACCGGCGCGGGCACGGCCGTTCCACCCAGACCTCCGACGGCCACGACATGGACCACTACGCCGCCGACGCCGCCGCGGTCGTCGAGCACCTCGACCTGCGCGACGTCATCCACGTCGGCCACTCCACGGGCGGGGGCGAAGTCGCCCGTTACGTCGCCCGGTACGGGGGCGACCGGGTGGCCATGGCGGTGCTCATCGGCGCCGTCCCGCCCCTCATGCTCAAGACCGACGCGAATCCGGCCGGCACGCCGATGGAGGTGTTCGACGGCTTCCGGGACGGGACCGCGAACCGGCGGTCCCCGTTCTTCCTGGAAGTCGCGTCCGGCCCCTTCTACGGGTACAACCGTCCCGGGGCGGAGCCCTCGCAGGCCGTCATCCTGAACTGGTGGCGACAGGGCATGATGGGCGGTGCGGCCGCGCATTACGACGGTATCGCCGCCTTCTCGGAGACGGACTTCACCGAGGACCTGCGGGCGATCACGGTGCCGACCCTCGTCATGCACGGCGATGACGACCAGGTGGTGCCGATCGCCGACTCCGCGGAGATCACCATCACCCTCCTGCCGCACGGGACGCTGAAGATCTATCCCGGCTACCCGCACGGGATGGCGACGACCCACTCGGACGTGATCAACGCCGACCTGCTGGAGTTCATCCGGGCGACCGGCTGA
- a CDS encoding ABC transporter ATP-binding protein, translating into MTAVLGDTPVRPAHSVSAARLRFRGLGRSFGAHRVLRDIDLVVEPGELVAILGASGSGKSTLLRIAGGLDRASSGDVLIDEDPVVGIDDRVAIGFQEPRLLPWRSVAENIALGLPRSLPRPERAARIAGLLDLIGLTDFADHRPRQISGGMAQRTSLARALARRPGVLLLDEPFGALDALTRLRMQDLLLSVLAEAPTTTLLVTHDVDEALQLADRVIVLGSDPEAPGARIQQSLTVPGDRPRDRGSARLAEMRAQLLGALGIDRHAH; encoded by the coding sequence ATGACCGCCGTCCTCGGCGACACCCCGGTCCGGCCGGCGCACAGCGTGTCCGCGGCTCGGCTGCGCTTCCGCGGGCTCGGCCGGTCCTTCGGCGCCCACCGCGTGCTGCGCGACATCGACCTGGTCGTCGAGCCCGGGGAGCTCGTCGCGATCCTGGGCGCCTCCGGTTCGGGGAAGTCCACCCTGCTCCGCATCGCCGGGGGACTCGACCGGGCGAGTTCCGGAGACGTGCTGATCGACGAGGACCCCGTCGTCGGCATAGACGACCGGGTCGCCATCGGCTTCCAGGAACCGCGCCTGCTGCCCTGGCGTTCCGTGGCCGAGAACATCGCGCTCGGTCTCCCGCGGTCGCTCCCCCGTCCGGAGCGGGCGGCCCGCATCGCCGGGTTGCTCGATCTGATCGGGCTCACCGACTTCGCCGATCACCGCCCACGGCAGATCTCCGGCGGGATGGCGCAGCGCACGTCGCTCGCGCGTGCCCTCGCCCGCCGCCCCGGCGTCCTCCTGCTCGACGAGCCGTTCGGGGCGCTGGACGCGCTGACGCGGCTGCGGATGCAGGATCTCCTGCTCTCCGTGCTCGCGGAGGCGCCGACCACCACTCTCCTGGTCACGCACGACGTGGACGAGGCCCTGCAGCTCGCCGATCGTGTGATCGTGCTGGGCTCGGACCCGGAAGCCCCGGGCGCCCGCATCCAGCAGTCACTCACGGTCCCGGGCGACCGCCCGCGCGACCGCGGGTCGGCACGACTCGCGGAGATGCGCGCACAGCTGCTCGGTGCCCTCGGCATCGACCGCCACGCCCACTGA
- the glnA gene encoding type I glutamate--ammonia ligase has product MDKQRDFVLRTIEERGVKFVRLWFTDVIGTLKSVAIAPAEVEGAFAEGLGFDGSAIEGLTRSYESDLLAHPDPTTFQILPWRGEVDPTARMFCDITTPDGAPAVADPRHVLKRALAKAADAGFTFYTHPEIEFYLLKSSTYGPAGPEPVDSAGYFDNVPGGTAHDFRRRSVRMLEDLGISVEYSHHEGGPGQNEIDLRYADALTTADNIMTFRTVVKEVAIEQGVYATFMPKPLSGKPGSGMHTHMSLFEGDMNAFYEEGGQYQLSKTGRQFIAGLLRHANEISAVTNQFVNSYKRLWGGDEAPSFICWGHNNRSALVRVPMYKPNKGQSSRVEYRALDSAANPYLAYALMLAAGLKGIEEGYELPAEAEDNVWSLSDSERRALGYAPLPASLDQALEYMEESELVADTLGEQVFTYVLLNKRKEWAGYRSQVTPFELQSNLEML; this is encoded by the coding sequence ATGGACAAGCAGCGGGACTTCGTGTTGCGCACGATCGAAGAGCGCGGCGTCAAGTTCGTCCGCCTGTGGTTCACGGACGTGATCGGCACGTTGAAATCCGTGGCGATCGCGCCGGCCGAGGTGGAGGGCGCCTTCGCCGAGGGCCTGGGCTTCGACGGTTCGGCGATCGAGGGGCTGACCCGCTCCTACGAATCCGACCTGCTCGCGCACCCGGATCCCACCACGTTCCAGATCCTGCCGTGGAGGGGGGAGGTCGACCCGACCGCCCGCATGTTCTGCGACATCACCACTCCCGACGGTGCACCGGCGGTGGCCGATCCCCGTCACGTCCTGAAGCGGGCGCTGGCCAAGGCGGCCGACGCGGGCTTCACGTTCTACACGCACCCCGAGATCGAGTTCTACCTGCTGAAGTCCTCGACCTACGGTCCCGCGGGTCCCGAGCCGGTGGACTCCGCCGGCTACTTCGACAACGTGCCCGGCGGTACGGCGCACGACTTCCGCCGCCGCTCGGTGCGGATGCTGGAAGACCTCGGCATCTCGGTGGAGTACAGCCACCACGAGGGCGGTCCCGGTCAGAACGAGATCGATCTCCGGTACGCGGACGCACTCACCACCGCGGACAACATCATGACCTTCCGTACGGTCGTGAAGGAGGTGGCCATCGAGCAGGGCGTCTACGCGACCTTCATGCCGAAGCCGCTGAGCGGTAAGCCCGGCAGCGGGATGCACACGCACATGTCCCTCTTCGAGGGCGACATGAACGCCTTCTACGAGGAGGGCGGCCAGTACCAGCTGTCGAAGACCGGCCGTCAGTTCATCGCGGGTCTCCTCCGCCACGCGAACGAGATCTCCGCGGTGACCAACCAGTTCGTCAACTCGTACAAGCGCCTGTGGGGCGGTGACGAGGCGCCCAGCTTCATCTGCTGGGGCCACAACAACCGTTCCGCTCTGGTGCGCGTGCCGATGTACAAGCCGAACAAGGGACAGTCCTCCCGGGTGGAGTACCGCGCGCTGGACTCCGCGGCGAACCCCTACCTGGCCTATGCGCTCATGCTCGCCGCCGGGCTCAAGGGCATCGAGGAGGGCTACGAGCTCCCCGCCGAGGCGGAGGACAACGTCTGGTCGCTGTCGGATTCGGAGCGGCGCGCGCTGGGCTACGCCCCGCTGCCCGCCAGCCTCGATCAGGCGCTGGAGTACATGGAGGAGTCCGAGCTCGTCGCGGACACGCTGGGGGAGCAGGTCTTCACCTACGTGCTGCTGAACAAGCGCAAGGAATGGGCCGGCTACCGATCGCAGGTGACGCCCTTCGAGCTGCAGAGCAACCTCGAGATGCTCTGA
- a CDS encoding zinc ribbon domain-containing protein, whose amino-acid sequence MNAAPADQLRLLDLADIDTRRTHADAARRNPPQAARVKELVALRQTLSHELSQRQGEVDDLEAELRRIESDVAVVEARRARDAGLLASTSSPKDAAGLEHELASLSRRQGELEETQLEVMERLETAQAAVSEQQSRIAETNAEGTALSDAAKAHIAEATARYEQLTRDRAAVATAIPAPLLAMYDKLVERGGPGAAPVHARTCLGCHMMLSGTDLNVLRQAADDTVLNCPECGCILIRTPDSGL is encoded by the coding sequence GTGAATGCCGCTCCCGCCGACCAGCTGCGACTGCTGGATCTTGCCGATATCGACACCCGACGGACGCACGCGGATGCGGCACGCCGCAACCCACCGCAGGCGGCGCGAGTGAAGGAGCTGGTCGCGCTGCGGCAGACCCTGTCGCACGAACTCTCCCAGCGCCAGGGGGAGGTCGACGATCTGGAGGCTGAGCTGCGACGCATCGAGTCGGACGTCGCCGTCGTCGAGGCGCGCCGCGCGCGGGACGCAGGCCTGCTCGCGTCCACCTCGAGCCCGAAGGACGCCGCCGGTCTGGAGCACGAGCTCGCCTCCCTCTCCCGCCGTCAGGGCGAGCTGGAGGAGACGCAGCTCGAGGTGATGGAGCGTCTCGAGACCGCGCAGGCCGCGGTGTCCGAGCAGCAGTCCCGGATCGCCGAGACGAATGCGGAGGGGACGGCCCTCTCGGATGCGGCGAAGGCGCACATCGCCGAGGCCACCGCCCGCTACGAGCAGCTCACCCGTGACCGCGCCGCGGTCGCGACCGCCATCCCTGCCCCGCTGCTCGCGATGTACGACAAGCTCGTGGAACGCGGCGGCCCGGGCGCGGCTCCCGTCCACGCCCGCACCTGCCTGGGCTGCCACATGATGCTCTCCGGGACGGACCTGAACGTGCTCCGCCAGGCGGCGGACGACACCGTCCTGAACTGCCCCGAGTGCGGCTGCATCCTCATCCGCACGCCGGACTCGGGCCTCTGA
- the ppgK gene encoding polyphosphate--glucose phosphotransferase — translation MASEKTRAVGIDIGGTGIKGGIVDLEKGELVSDRIKVSTPPGAEPDDVLTAVRTVLDTLDVADSDYALGVAFPAIVKNGRTLSAANVSDKWIDFPAETFFEEGLGRDIHFANDADVAGVAEVRFGAAKGAAGLTILTTLGTGIGSAMIYDGTLIPNSELGHLQRAKHGKDAEAYAAYSAMERDALNWEEWAARLQWYYSHVEFLFSPDLFVVGGGVSKHADKFLHLLELKTPILPAVHRNNAGIIGAAALSLGAAPHLDETVTAN, via the coding sequence ATGGCATCGGAGAAGACGCGCGCGGTCGGAATCGACATCGGAGGCACCGGGATCAAGGGAGGCATCGTCGACCTCGAGAAGGGCGAGCTGGTGAGCGACCGGATCAAGGTCTCGACGCCGCCCGGCGCGGAGCCGGACGACGTCCTGACGGCCGTCCGCACGGTGCTCGACACCCTGGATGTCGCGGACTCCGACTATGCGCTCGGCGTCGCGTTCCCCGCCATCGTCAAGAACGGACGGACGCTCTCGGCGGCGAACGTCTCCGACAAGTGGATCGACTTCCCCGCCGAGACCTTCTTCGAGGAGGGCCTCGGCCGCGACATCCACTTCGCCAACGATGCGGATGTCGCCGGCGTCGCCGAGGTCCGCTTCGGCGCGGCCAAGGGTGCTGCGGGTCTGACGATCCTCACGACCCTCGGCACCGGCATCGGCTCGGCCATGATCTACGACGGCACGCTCATCCCGAACTCCGAGCTCGGGCACCTGCAGCGCGCGAAGCACGGCAAGGACGCCGAGGCGTACGCGGCCTACTCGGCCATGGAACGGGATGCGCTCAACTGGGAGGAATGGGCGGCGCGCCTGCAGTGGTACTACTCGCACGTCGAGTTCCTCTTCAGCCCCGACCTGTTCGTCGTCGGCGGAGGCGTCTCCAAGCACGCGGACAAGTTCCTGCATCTCCTGGAGCTGAAGACGCCGATCCTGCCGGCTGTGCACCGCAACAACGCCGGCATCATCGGCGCGGCTGCGCTCTCGCTGGGCGCCGCCCCGCACCTGGACGAGACCGTCACCGCGAACTGA
- a CDS encoding bifunctional 3'-5' exonuclease/DNA polymerase, which yields MTSAADTAGTARWSVLGRGDAGSLELVDLAGDGVESGRRSWRAADAAAVVAARPDTRWVWADSARAYRSILRAGSRVARAWDLRLCRRILRTAVDPAGRGPLGPADAWDHTAPSIEDEGLFVVGAQDEPSVDEAVAELRRQLRAVASAPDPGRLTLLLHGESAGALVAEEMHLAGLPWDAQVHERILTDTLGQRSPASGVPERMADLADRVRAALGDDTVNLDSPPKLLRALRRAGIQVASTSRWELADQPHPAIEPLLEYKRLARLLVANGWAWLQEWVRDGRFRPVYVPGGVVTGRWASSGGGALQIPRLLRPAVRPDPGWVIVDADVAQLEPRVLAGMSRDLRMAEAARGRDLYAGIVAAGAVSTREEAKYAVLGAMYGATTGQSGRLVPRLRRAYPVAMRLVDDAASAGEDGGTVQTWLGRAAPQPDAEWLDLASAAGAEGADPLVRDRARRAAGDRGRFTRNFVVQGTAAEWALCWLAELRARLDALGEVGAPRADRSGEVFATRPHLVFFLHDEVMVHAPREMADAVCAAVEEAAEAAGRRMFGSFPIDFPLDVRVIEPDGVTPHDPPG from the coding sequence GTGACCTCCGCAGCCGACACCGCGGGGACAGCGCGGTGGAGCGTGCTCGGCCGAGGTGACGCCGGATCGCTCGAGCTCGTCGATCTCGCCGGAGACGGTGTCGAATCCGGGCGTCGGTCGTGGCGCGCGGCCGACGCCGCGGCGGTCGTGGCTGCGCGACCCGACACGCGGTGGGTGTGGGCGGACTCCGCGCGCGCCTACCGTTCGATCCTGCGCGCCGGCTCGCGGGTCGCGCGGGCCTGGGATCTGCGGCTGTGCCGTCGCATCCTGCGCACCGCCGTGGACCCGGCCGGCCGGGGCCCGCTCGGGCCTGCCGACGCGTGGGACCACACGGCCCCTTCCATCGAGGACGAGGGTCTCTTCGTCGTCGGCGCCCAGGACGAACCGTCGGTCGATGAAGCCGTGGCGGAACTGCGCCGCCAGTTGCGTGCCGTGGCGTCGGCACCCGATCCGGGGCGGCTGACACTCCTGCTGCACGGGGAATCGGCGGGCGCGCTCGTCGCCGAGGAGATGCACCTCGCCGGGCTGCCCTGGGACGCACAGGTGCACGAGCGGATCCTCACGGACACGCTGGGACAGCGCTCACCCGCATCCGGTGTCCCGGAACGGATGGCGGACCTCGCCGATCGCGTGCGGGCGGCACTCGGCGACGACACCGTCAACCTGGACTCCCCGCCCAAGCTCCTGCGGGCGCTGCGGCGCGCGGGGATCCAGGTCGCGTCGACGAGCCGGTGGGAACTCGCCGACCAGCCGCATCCCGCGATCGAACCGCTGCTCGAGTACAAACGCCTCGCGCGCCTCCTCGTCGCGAACGGCTGGGCGTGGTTGCAGGAGTGGGTGCGCGACGGCCGCTTCCGGCCGGTGTACGTCCCCGGGGGCGTCGTCACCGGGCGGTGGGCGTCCAGCGGCGGCGGTGCGCTGCAGATCCCTCGACTGCTCCGACCGGCGGTGCGTCCGGACCCGGGGTGGGTGATCGTGGATGCGGACGTCGCCCAGCTGGAGCCACGGGTGCTCGCCGGGATGTCCCGTGACCTGAGGATGGCGGAGGCCGCCCGTGGACGCGACCTCTACGCCGGGATCGTCGCCGCGGGCGCGGTGTCCACCCGCGAGGAGGCGAAGTACGCGGTGCTCGGGGCCATGTACGGCGCCACGACCGGGCAGAGCGGACGACTCGTGCCGCGGCTGCGTCGGGCCTACCCGGTGGCGATGCGACTCGTCGACGATGCGGCGTCCGCGGGTGAGGACGGCGGGACGGTGCAGACGTGGCTCGGCCGCGCGGCACCGCAGCCGGATGCGGAGTGGCTCGATCTGGCGTCGGCGGCGGGCGCGGAGGGCGCGGACCCGCTGGTCCGTGATCGGGCGCGACGCGCAGCCGGCGACCGCGGCCGGTTCACCCGCAACTTCGTCGTGCAGGGCACCGCCGCGGAGTGGGCGCTGTGCTGGCTCGCGGAGCTGCGCGCGCGGCTCGATGCGCTCGGCGAGGTCGGCGCACCGCGCGCCGACCGGTCCGGCGAGGTCTTCGCGACCCGACCGCACCTGGTGTTCTTCCTGCACGACGAGGTCATGGTGCATGCGCCGCGGGAGATGGCGGACGCCGTGTGCGCCGCCGTCGAGGAGGCCGCCGAGGCCGCGGGCCGCCGGATGTTCGGATCCTTCCCGATCGACTTCCCGCTCGACGTGCGGGTCATCGAGCCCGACGGTGTCACCCCGCACGATCCGCCCGGATAG
- a CDS encoding aliphatic sulfonate ABC transporter substrate-binding protein — MSLLRRSLGLAAGAAAAVLALSGCVAGENAAAEPAGAEEAGASTSIALDWATYNPLSLIVKDQGWLEEEGYTVEWVQSLGSSKANEALRAGAVDFGSTAGSAALLARANGAPQQIVDVVAQPEWAALVVPADSDITSVADLKGKRIAAALGTDPYFFLVQALEQNGLSVDDVTIENLIHADGAAALQSGSVDAWSGLDPIMASTEAAGATLVYRDLELNSYSVLNATEEIIENNPEAVQAVVDAYERAREWALANPAETARILADAAVIDLAVAQKVIDEREGLDVDPVPGAALEKVLAPIGAIQVSLGDVASQSALDEALATLFAPQFAEKAAG; from the coding sequence ATGTCGCTCCTCCGTCGCTCGCTCGGCCTCGCCGCCGGCGCCGCCGCAGCCGTCCTCGCCCTCTCCGGCTGCGTCGCCGGCGAGAATGCCGCCGCCGAACCGGCCGGCGCGGAGGAAGCCGGCGCGTCCACCTCCATCGCCCTCGACTGGGCCACGTACAACCCGCTCAGCCTGATCGTGAAGGACCAGGGCTGGCTGGAGGAGGAGGGATACACCGTCGAATGGGTGCAGTCCCTGGGCTCCTCGAAGGCGAACGAGGCGCTGCGTGCCGGCGCCGTGGACTTCGGCTCGACCGCGGGTTCCGCCGCCCTGCTCGCACGGGCCAACGGCGCTCCCCAGCAGATCGTCGACGTGGTCGCGCAGCCGGAGTGGGCGGCGCTGGTCGTCCCGGCGGATTCGGACATCACCTCGGTCGCGGATCTGAAGGGCAAGCGGATCGCGGCAGCGCTCGGCACCGACCCGTACTTCTTCCTCGTGCAGGCGCTCGAGCAGAACGGGCTGAGCGTGGACGACGTGACCATCGAGAACCTCATCCACGCGGATGGCGCCGCGGCCCTGCAGTCCGGATCGGTCGACGCCTGGTCGGGCCTCGACCCGATCATGGCCTCCACGGAGGCCGCCGGCGCGACGCTCGTCTACCGCGACCTGGAACTCAACTCGTACAGCGTGCTCAACGCCACCGAGGAGATCATCGAGAACAACCCGGAAGCCGTCCAGGCCGTGGTCGACGCCTACGAACGGGCGCGGGAATGGGCGCTCGCGAACCCGGCGGAGACGGCGCGGATCCTGGCCGACGCCGCCGTGATCGACCTCGCCGTCGCGCAGAAGGTGATCGACGAGCGCGAGGGTCTCGACGTCGATCCGGTCCCCGGCGCCGCACTGGAGAAGGTGCTCGCCCCGATCGGCGCCATCCAGGTCTCCCTGGGCGACGTAGCAAGCCAGAGCGCGCTCGATGAGGCGCTGGCGACGCTCTTCGCCCCCCAGTTCGCCGAGAAGGCCGCCGGCTGA
- a CDS encoding SPOR domain-containing protein, whose product MSDDSEKYWYNLTTGAVERGFASPAIDRAGPFETPEEAANAPELLKQRSRQWAEEDARDDA is encoded by the coding sequence ATGAGCGATGACAGCGAGAAGTACTGGTACAACCTGACCACCGGCGCGGTCGAGCGGGGGTTCGCCTCGCCCGCCATCGACCGGGCGGGCCCGTTCGAGACGCCGGAGGAGGCGGCCAACGCGCCGGAGCTCCTGAAGCAGCGTTCCCGCCAGTGGGCAGAGGAAGACGCGCGCGACGACGCGTGA
- a CDS encoding bifunctional [glutamine synthetase] adenylyltransferase/[glutamine synthetase]-adenylyl-L-tyrosine phosphorylase yields MAGSDRSTARTDLVRLGLSDSSAAVALLDEIAELSSLERTQLTADLGRAADPDGALRSLARIARRSPEVVRDVLSDDAARPAVWALLGASEGFADFFFRHPDELLILVGARGALPAPELMRSELLAAVGDIDGFAAAGDESAWVALRIAYRRIVARIAAFDLLAPDSEAVLAPVAAALADAAGAALEASLSVARTRVSRPGVGGLFPREQVAATRLAIIGMGKTGARELNYVSDVDVIFVCGADDAVSAEVGESRIIDIATRLAVQTMQGISGVEIEPPLWEVDANLRPEGKQGALVRTLESHLSYYSRWAKSWEFQALLKARALAGDLELGEEYVAAVQPKIWTSAARENFVDSVQRMRERVTDNIPPAEVASQIKLGPGGIRDIEFTVQLLQLVHGLTDDRIRQRGTLDALDALVIEGYIGRAEAAVFARDYRVLRVLEHRMQLRYLRRTHLMPERDEDRRVLARASGLADSGAGIWELWEGVKREVRDIHVRLFYRPLLSAVASLPEGERTLSTAQAHDRLAAIGFQDPAGALRHIAALTTGLSRKATIQRHLMPVMIRWFADGVDPDYGLLAFRRISERLGDTPWFLRLLRDSSAAAESLTRVLSGSRYIGELMEWIPESAAWLDDEDLLRPRSGRALEEEARAIRTRHDTIDEAMRSVRSLRRRELLRTAMAGVLGVLTIEELAHALTTITEVTIQATLRAVRREVVPPEDDALDFSVIAMGRFGGRELGFGSDADVLYVYRANGVDPERAHSLSLKLVAGLRQHSEDQRVPLDLDADLRPEGRNGPLVRSIDSYAEYYQRWSLSWEAQALLRARGVAGSVKLISRFMELADRLRYPEHADPQGLREIKRIKARVENERLPQGADPQRHLKLGPGGLSDVEWLVQLLQLQHAHAIPGLRTTSTIEALEVAGEAGLIPGPAVTRLREAWRLASRLRSANTLLSGQTSDVLPSDRRKLDGIGRLLEYAPRSATEVEEDWMGASRRARREFEKLFYG; encoded by the coding sequence ATGGCCGGATCGGATCGTTCCACGGCCCGGACGGACCTGGTCCGTCTCGGTCTCAGCGACAGCTCGGCGGCCGTCGCCCTCCTCGATGAGATCGCCGAGCTCTCGTCGCTGGAGCGCACACAGCTGACCGCGGACCTCGGCCGGGCCGCGGATCCGGACGGCGCGCTCCGCTCGCTCGCCCGTATCGCTCGGAGATCACCCGAGGTGGTCCGCGACGTCCTCTCCGACGACGCGGCGCGTCCCGCGGTCTGGGCGCTGCTGGGTGCATCCGAGGGCTTCGCCGACTTCTTCTTCCGTCATCCCGACGAGCTGCTCATCCTGGTCGGGGCGCGGGGAGCGCTGCCGGCACCGGAGCTGATGCGCTCCGAGCTTCTGGCTGCCGTGGGGGACATCGACGGGTTCGCCGCCGCCGGGGACGAGTCCGCGTGGGTCGCGCTGCGGATCGCGTACCGCCGGATCGTCGCCAGGATCGCCGCGTTCGACCTGCTGGCCCCGGACTCCGAGGCGGTCCTCGCGCCCGTCGCGGCGGCGCTCGCGGACGCCGCGGGCGCGGCGCTCGAGGCCTCGCTCAGCGTCGCCCGCACGCGGGTGTCCCGGCCGGGCGTCGGCGGCCTCTTCCCCCGCGAGCAGGTCGCCGCCACGCGCCTCGCGATCATCGGCATGGGCAAGACCGGCGCGCGCGAACTGAACTACGTCAGCGACGTCGACGTCATCTTCGTCTGCGGCGCGGACGACGCCGTCTCGGCGGAGGTCGGGGAGAGTCGCATCATCGACATCGCCACCCGTCTCGCGGTGCAGACGATGCAGGGCATCTCCGGTGTGGAGATCGAGCCGCCGCTGTGGGAGGTCGATGCGAACCTCCGCCCCGAGGGCAAGCAGGGGGCGCTCGTCCGGACCCTGGAATCGCACCTGTCCTACTACTCGCGCTGGGCGAAGAGCTGGGAGTTCCAGGCACTGCTGAAGGCCCGCGCCCTCGCCGGCGACCTGGAGCTCGGCGAGGAGTACGTCGCCGCCGTGCAGCCCAAGATCTGGACGAGCGCGGCACGGGAGAACTTCGTGGACAGCGTGCAGCGGATGCGGGAGCGGGTGACCGACAACATCCCGCCGGCCGAGGTCGCGTCGCAGATCAAGCTCGGCCCGGGCGGCATCCGCGACATCGAGTTCACCGTCCAGCTGTTGCAGCTCGTGCACGGGCTGACGGACGACCGCATCCGGCAGCGCGGCACGTTGGACGCCCTCGACGCGCTCGTGATCGAGGGGTACATCGGGCGGGCGGAGGCCGCGGTGTTCGCCCGGGATTATCGCGTGCTGCGCGTACTCGAACACCGGATGCAGCTGCGGTACCTGCGGCGCACGCACCTGATGCCGGAGCGGGACGAGGACCGCCGGGTGCTCGCGCGCGCCAGCGGGCTCGCCGACAGCGGTGCGGGTATCTGGGAGCTGTGGGAGGGCGTGAAGCGCGAGGTCCGCGACATCCACGTCCGGCTCTTCTACCGGCCTCTGCTGTCCGCCGTCGCCTCTCTTCCGGAGGGGGAGCGGACGCTCTCGACGGCGCAGGCGCACGACCGCCTCGCCGCCATCGGATTCCAGGACCCCGCCGGCGCCCTCCGGCACATCGCCGCGCTCACCACCGGGCTCAGCCGCAAGGCCACGATCCAGCGGCATCTCATGCCGGTGATGATCCGGTGGTTCGCGGACGGAGTGGACCCGGACTACGGGCTGCTCGCGTTCCGGCGGATCAGCGAGCGGCTGGGCGACACGCCCTGGTTCCTGCGTCTGCTCCGCGACTCTTCCGCCGCGGCGGAGAGCCTCACCCGGGTGCTGTCCGGTTCGCGTTACATCGGCGAGCTGATGGAGTGGATCCCGGAGTCCGCCGCGTGGCTCGACGACGAGGATCTCCTGCGACCGCGGAGCGGGCGCGCCCTGGAGGAGGAGGCGCGGGCGATCCGGACCCGGCACGACACGATCGATGAGGCCATGCGGTCTGTCCGATCGCTGCGCCGGCGCGAACTGTTGCGCACCGCGATGGCGGGGGTCCTCGGCGTCCTGACGATCGAGGAACTCGCCCACGCGCTGACGACCATCACCGAGGTGACGATCCAGGCGACACTGCGTGCCGTCCGGCGGGAGGTCGTACCGCCCGAGGACGACGCTCTGGACTTCTCCGTCATCGCGATGGGACGTTTCGGCGGGCGGGAGCTGGGCTTCGGCTCGGACGCGGACGTGCTGTACGTCTACCGGGCCAACGGCGTCGATCCGGAGAGGGCGCATTCCCTGTCGCTCAAGCTCGTGGCGGGGCTCCGTCAGCACTCCGAGGACCAGCGCGTCCCCCTCGACCTCGATGCGGACCTCCGCCCCGAAGGGCGAAACGGCCCGCTCGTGCGGTCCATCGACTCCTACGCCGAGTACTACCAGCGCTGGTCGCTGTCGTGGGAGGCGCAGGCGCTGCTGCGCGCCCGGGGGGTCGCCGGCAGCGTGAAGCTGATCAGCCGCTTCATGGAACTCGCCGACCGGCTGCGCTACCCCGAGCACGCGGACCCGCAGGGCCTGCGCGAGATCAAGCGCATCAAGGCGCGCGTGGAGAACGAACGCCTCCCGCAGGGCGCGGATCCGCAGCGTCACCTCAAACTCGGGCCGGGCGGGCTCAGCGACGTCGAGTGGCTCGTCCAGTTGCTGCAGCTGCAGCACGCGCACGCCATCCCGGGTCTCCGGACCACCTCCACGATCGAGGCCCTCGAGGTGGCGGGCGAGGCCGGCCTGATCCCCGGACCCGCCGTGACACGCCTCCGGGAGGCCTGGCGTCTCGCGAGCAGGCTGCGCTCGGCGAACACCCTGCTCTCCGGACAGACGAGTGATGTGCTGCCCAGCGACCGCCGCAAGCTCGATGGCATCGGCCGGCTGCTGGAGTACGCGCCGCGCTCCGCCACCGAGGTGGAGGAGGACTGGATGGGTGCCTCCCGGCGGGCGCGGCGCGAGTTCGAGAAGCTGTTCTACGGCTGA